A genomic region of Melopsittacus undulatus isolate bMelUnd1 chromosome 5, bMelUnd1.mat.Z, whole genome shotgun sequence contains the following coding sequences:
- the AMDHD1 gene encoding probable imidazolonepropionase, whose protein sequence is MAGRHRLLLENAQQLVLVCARGEEYLRRQDAGSLAVLRDASLVVGLDGCIKAVGQADVIRNQFSGATFERIIDCSGKCVLPGLVDAHTHPVWAGDRVHEFAMKLAGASYMEIHEAGGGIHFTVEHTRKATEEELFSTFKHRLEHMLRTGSTLVECKSGYGLNLETELKMLRVIERAKQHMDIGISSTYCGAHSVPKGKTAAEATDDIINNHLPKLKELKLTGEIHVNNIDVFCEKGVFDLESTRRILQAGKDIGLQINFHGDELHPMKSAELGAELGARAISHLEEVSDEGIKAMARAKCAAVLLPTTAYMLRLKQPQARKMLEEGVIVALGSDFNPNAYCFSMPMVMHLACVNMKMSMNEALAAATINAAYALGKSDTHGSIEMGKQGDLVIINSSRWEHLIYQFGGHEALISYVIVKGKIIYQNERCETMISY, encoded by the exons ATGGCGGGCCGGCACCGGCTCCTGCTGGAGAACGCGcagcagctggtgctggtgtGCGCCCGGGGCGAGGAGTACCTGCGGCGGCAGGACGCGGGCAGCCTGGCCGTGCTGCGGGACGCCAGCCTGGTGGTGGGGCT AGACGGTTGTATCAAAGCAGTGGGCCAGGCAGATGTGATTCGCAATCAGTTTTCAGGAGCAACATTTGAAAGAATAATTGATTGCTCTGGGAAGTGTGTGTTACCAG GCCTGGTAGATGCACATACACATCCAGTGTGGGCTGGTGATAGGGTTCATGAGTTTGCAATGAAG CTGGCAGGTGCATCCTATATGGAGATCCACGAGGCTGGGGGAGGAATACACTTTACTGTGGAACATACGCGGAAGGCCACAGAGGAAGAGCTGTTCAGTACTTTCAAACACCGACttgagcacatgctcagaacaGGATCTACACTGGTTGAATGCAAGAGTGGATATGGCTTAAACTTAGAAACAGAGCTTAAAATGCTCAGGGTGATCGAACGCGCAAAGCAACACATGGATATTGGCATTTCCTCAACGTACTGTGGAGCTCATTCAGTGCCAAA agggaaaactgctgctgaagccaCAGATGACATTATCAATAACCACCTCCCTAAACTGAAAGAACTCAAACTAACTGGTGAAATACACGTTAACAATATAGATGTGTTCTGTGAGAAGGGAGTCTTTGATCTGGAGTCTACCAGGAGAATTCTTCAAGCTGGAAAAGATATAGGGTTACAGATTAACTTCCATGGTGATGAACTCCATCCGATGAAATCTGCTGAG CTTGGAGCTGAACTTGGAGCCCGGGCTATCAGCCACCTGGAAGAAGTCAGTGATGAAGGTATCAAGGCAATGGCAAGAGCTAAGTGTGCCGCTGTCCTTTTACCAACAACTGCCTACATGCTAAG ACTGAAGCAACCTCAAGCTAGAAAAATGTTAGAAGAAGGAGTCATAGTTGCTCTTGGCAGTGACTTTAATCCTAATGCATATTGTTTTTCAATG CCTATGGTGATGCATCTGGCCTGTGTAAACATGAAGATGTCAATGAATGAAGCACTGGCAGCTGCCACCATTAATGCAGCTTATGCTCTGGGAAAATCGGATACACATGGCTCCATAGAGATGGGCAAGCAGGGGGATCTTGTGATCATAAATTCATCAAG GTGGGAGCACTTGATTTACCAGTTTGGGGGACATGAAGCATTGATCAGCTACGTTATAGTTAAAGGAAAAATCATCTATCAAAATGAGAGGTGTGAGACAATGATCAGTTACTGA
- the SNRPF gene encoding small nuclear ribonucleoprotein F: MSLPLNPKPFLNGLTGKPVMVKLKWGMEYKGYLVSVDGYMNMQLANTEEYIDGALSGHLGEVLIRCNNVLYIRGVEEEEEDGEMRE; encoded by the exons ATG AGCCTGCCCCTCAACCCGAAGCCGTTCCTGAACGGGCTGACGGGGAAGCCGGTGATGGTGAAGCTGAAGTGGGGGATGGAGTACAAGGGGTACCTCGTCTCCGTCGACGGCTACATGAACATGCAG CTTGCGAACACAGAGGAGTATATAGACGGTGCGCTGTCGGGACACCTGGGTGAAGTCTTGATAAG GTGCAATAACGTTTTGTACATCAGAGGtgtggaagaagaggaagaagatggagaaaTGAGAGAATAG